In a genomic window of Sphingomonas koreensis:
- a CDS encoding TIM-barrel domain-containing protein — protein sequence MAAPAAAQVRALDNGVEVTRGGMAVRVTALSASVLRVRMARDGQWPEDASWAVPAEVRTRSTKVRARGDGFDTDALTVKVDPATLRLTVHERGGRLVMADNADPVMRADGSFELSFAMPVGERYFGLGDKTGPFDRRGASYVHWNTDTFGYGRETDPTYKSIPFYVTTGGGFGSYGLFLDNPTRSWFDFGHRSDGELKIGAPDGPVDYYLIAGPMLSEVVQRYHGLTGTAPLIAPWGLGYQQSRYSYMSDTEVRDLAARLRKERIPTDVIWLDIDFQDRNRPFTTNPKTFPDLPRLARDLKSDGIGLVAITDLHIAHAPSQGYAPFDSGAAGNHFLRTAKGRTYVAPVWPGDSVFPDFTREASRDWWGGLYKDFVRAGIAGFWNDMNEPAIFETPSKTMPLDTVHRIEGDGFATREASHAEVHNVYGMQNSRATFEGLKRLDSAARPFVMTRATYAGGQRYAVTWTGDNNATWDHLKLSVQQLVNLGLSGFSYSAADIGGFTGGPSPELLTRWMQIGAFTPVMRVHAAVNTPRSEPWVDGPEHLALRRAAIEERYRLFPYLYAVAEQQARSGDPIMRPVFYNYASSGCDSPMSFTLGRDLMVAASPKPESPQPYDVCLPKGGWYDYWTGRSVVATAGKTADSVTETPRIDRLPVFVRAGAIIPRQPLVQSLSETPKGALELLVYPGDDCSGTLYLDDGKADAIARGAYLRQSFRCSTTEKGLRIDLDARQGKLKPWWREIAMTVHAVSDLGAVRLGRRTIAARMDESADRVRFTLPDSAGAATITLVGP from the coding sequence ATGGCTGCTCCTGCGGCGGCGCAGGTGCGGGCGCTGGACAATGGCGTCGAGGTGACGCGCGGCGGGATGGCGGTGCGGGTGACGGCGCTGTCCGCATCGGTGCTGCGCGTGCGCATGGCGCGCGACGGCCAATGGCCCGAGGATGCGAGCTGGGCGGTACCCGCCGAGGTGCGGACGCGATCGACAAAGGTACGCGCGCGTGGCGACGGCTTCGACACCGATGCGCTGACGGTGAAGGTGGACCCTGCCACCTTGCGTCTCACGGTTCATGAGCGCGGCGGGCGGCTGGTCATGGCCGACAATGCCGATCCGGTGATGCGCGCGGACGGGAGCTTCGAGCTGTCGTTCGCGATGCCGGTCGGCGAGCGCTATTTCGGGCTGGGCGACAAGACCGGCCCGTTCGACCGGCGCGGGGCGAGCTATGTCCACTGGAACACCGACACGTTCGGCTATGGCCGCGAGACCGACCCGACCTACAAGTCGATCCCCTTCTACGTCACCACCGGCGGCGGGTTCGGCAGCTATGGCCTGTTCCTCGACAATCCGACGCGAAGCTGGTTCGATTTCGGGCACCGCAGCGATGGCGAGTTGAAGATCGGCGCGCCGGACGGCCCGGTGGATTATTATCTGATCGCCGGGCCGATGCTGTCGGAGGTGGTCCAGCGCTATCACGGCCTGACCGGCACGGCGCCGCTGATCGCGCCGTGGGGTCTGGGCTATCAGCAATCGCGCTACAGCTACATGTCGGACACCGAGGTGCGCGACCTCGCGGCACGGCTGCGCAAGGAACGCATCCCCACCGACGTGATCTGGCTCGACATCGATTTCCAGGACCGCAACCGGCCCTTCACCACCAACCCCAAGACCTTTCCCGACCTGCCCAGGCTGGCGCGCGACCTGAAGAGCGACGGGATCGGGCTGGTGGCGATCACCGACCTGCATATCGCGCACGCGCCGAGCCAGGGCTATGCGCCGTTTGACAGCGGCGCAGCGGGCAATCACTTCCTGCGCACCGCCAAGGGCCGCACCTATGTCGCGCCGGTATGGCCGGGGGATTCGGTATTCCCCGACTTCACCCGGGAAGCGTCGCGTGACTGGTGGGGCGGGCTGTACAAGGATTTCGTGCGCGCGGGGATCGCCGGCTTCTGGAACGACATGAACGAGCCGGCGATCTTCGAGACGCCGAGCAAGACGATGCCGCTCGACACCGTCCACCGCATCGAGGGCGACGGGTTTGCAACGCGTGAGGCGAGCCATGCCGAAGTCCACAATGTCTATGGCATGCAGAACAGCCGCGCGACGTTCGAGGGGCTGAAGAGGCTCGATTCCGCCGCACGCCCGTTCGTGATGACCCGCGCGACCTATGCCGGGGGTCAGCGCTACGCGGTGACCTGGACCGGGGACAACAATGCCACCTGGGACCACCTCAAACTGTCGGTGCAGCAGCTGGTCAATCTCGGCCTGTCGGGCTTTTCGTACAGCGCCGCGGATATCGGCGGGTTCACCGGCGGGCCGAGCCCCGAGCTGCTGACGCGCTGGATGCAGATCGGCGCGTTCACCCCGGTGATGCGTGTCCATGCCGCGGTGAATACGCCGCGCAGCGAGCCATGGGTCGATGGACCCGAACATCTCGCGCTGCGCCGCGCGGCGATCGAGGAACGCTATCGTCTGTTCCCCTATCTCTATGCCGTGGCCGAGCAGCAGGCGCGGTCGGGCGATCCGATCATGCGTCCGGTCTTCTACAACTATGCCTCGTCGGGCTGCGATTCGCCGATGAGCTTCACGCTGGGCCGCGACCTGATGGTCGCCGCATCGCCCAAGCCCGAATCGCCGCAACCCTATGACGTCTGCCTGCCTAAGGGCGGGTGGTATGATTACTGGACCGGACGTTCGGTGGTGGCGACAGCGGGCAAGACCGCCGACAGCGTGACCGAGACCCCGCGGATCGACCGGCTGCCGGTGTTCGTGCGCGCCGGCGCGATCATCCCGCGCCAGCCGCTGGTGCAGAGCCTGAGCGAGACGCCCAAGGGCGCGCTGGAACTGCTGGTCTATCCCGGTGACGATTGCAGCGGCACGCTCTATCTCGACGACGGCAAGGCCGACGCGATCGCGCGCGGCGCCTATCTGCGCCAGAGCTTCCGCTGTTCGACGACCGAGAAGGGGCTGCGGATCGATCTCGACGCGCGACAGGGCAAGCTCAAGCCATGGTGGCGCGAAATCGCGATGACGGTGCATGCCGTCTCGGATCTCGGCGCGGTCCGCCTTGGGCGGCGGACGATCGCGGCAAGAATGGACGAGAGCGCCGACCGGGTCCGCTTCACCCTGCCCGATTCCGCCGGGGCCGCAACGATCACCCTGGTCGGTCCGTGA
- the smc gene encoding chromosome segregation protein SMC, whose protein sequence is MQIKRLRLTGFKSFVDPADLRIEPGLTGIVGPNGCGKSNLLEALRWTMGENSAKSMRGAGMEDVIFAGTATRPQRDFAEVSILAEQPGDDGELEVVRRIERGAGSAYRINGRDVRAKDVALLFADSATGAHSPALVSQGRIGAIIMAKPGERRQMLEEAAGISGLHVRRKDAEQKLRATEANLTRLDEVIGDQEARASALKRQARQAERYRELSDKIRTAEGRMIFARWREAASAADAAKKEAAAAEARVAERTQAQENALAAQREVADRLASARGAALAVRDRASEAMHALAGLRGERASVERRIAELADSAARLEGDKGREGALAHDAADALARLEDEARVLDARIKDAQARMPSLESASARAEGESRDAEVGLAQALSAQASETAEARVAEAAFTSARGRVERAERDVARVAAEIHALGDPAPLKEARTKAADDKAKAERQAETARTGLARADATERGAIDARTRAQSARAEAHAELAQLDSEAAALTKATRPSGKDRLLDRLKVDPGYERALAAALGDDLEAGLDPADERHWAGAEVLKGDPGAPSGTTPLARHVEAPGVLARRLAQVLVTESDDGQPLAVGQRLVTLAGVLRRWDGYVAKSGGAAAAERLERVNRLRTIEKARPAAVRAVDAADAELARIDGDIAEARRAAAECKRLLDHSETAAREAARAEDRAAAALERLDGQRADLEARRARTAAELEEASGELKRAEAARAALPDGSATRARVAALTAEAEARRNAAANARAERGNLEREMATARERLAASIAESKSWKARAGEAAKRIAEMDARAIELAEAAEALKDKPAQLDEAILLAEKANEEARIESAAAQLAEREAEGALRETEGAVRAAGEALAEAREGRAGAVARHENQEMRRIEMGRLSGERFECPPPLLPERAGFAEETVRGPQDESAAHDRLIAERERIGPVNLVAETELAELTASAQNSARERDELIQAVHRLRGSIGTLNREGRQRLLAAFEAVDQHFRRLFTTLFNGGQAHLELVDSDDPLEAGLEIMAQPPGKKLQSLTLLSGGEQALTAVALIFALFLTNPAPICVLDEVDAPLDDANIERFCDLLDAMTRETATRYLIVTHNAATMSRMHRLFGVTMVERGVSRLVSVDLGGAESLLAAE, encoded by the coding sequence GTGCAGATCAAGCGGCTCCGCCTGACCGGCTTCAAGAGCTTCGTCGATCCCGCCGACCTGCGCATCGAACCCGGGCTGACGGGGATCGTCGGCCCGAACGGCTGCGGCAAGTCCAACCTGCTCGAAGCGCTGCGCTGGACGATGGGTGAGAACAGCGCCAAGTCGATGCGCGGCGCGGGCATGGAAGACGTGATCTTCGCGGGGACGGCGACGCGCCCGCAGCGCGACTTCGCCGAAGTCTCGATCCTGGCCGAGCAACCCGGAGACGATGGCGAATTGGAGGTCGTCCGGCGTATCGAGCGCGGCGCGGGATCGGCCTATCGCATCAACGGGCGCGATGTCCGCGCCAAGGACGTCGCGCTGCTGTTCGCCGATTCGGCGACCGGCGCCCACTCGCCTGCATTGGTGAGCCAGGGGCGGATCGGCGCGATCATCATGGCCAAGCCCGGCGAGCGGCGGCAGATGCTGGAGGAGGCGGCGGGCATCTCCGGCCTGCACGTGCGGCGCAAGGACGCCGAGCAGAAATTGCGCGCGACCGAGGCAAACCTCACCCGGCTCGACGAGGTGATCGGCGACCAGGAGGCGAGGGCCAGTGCGCTCAAGCGGCAGGCACGGCAGGCCGAACGCTATCGCGAGCTGTCCGACAAGATCCGCACCGCCGAGGGGCGGATGATCTTCGCGCGCTGGCGCGAGGCGGCGAGCGCGGCCGACGCAGCGAAGAAGGAGGCCGCGGCGGCGGAGGCGCGGGTCGCCGAACGAACGCAGGCGCAGGAGAATGCGCTGGCGGCGCAGCGCGAGGTGGCGGACCGGCTGGCCAGCGCGCGCGGCGCTGCGCTGGCGGTGCGCGACCGGGCGAGCGAGGCGATGCACGCGCTGGCCGGGCTGCGCGGCGAGCGGGCGAGCGTCGAGCGGCGGATCGCCGAGCTGGCCGACAGCGCCGCGCGGCTGGAAGGCGACAAGGGGCGCGAAGGCGCGCTGGCACATGACGCCGCCGATGCGCTGGCGCGGCTGGAGGACGAGGCCAGGGTCCTCGACGCGCGGATCAAGGATGCGCAGGCGCGGATGCCGTCGCTCGAGTCCGCGTCGGCGAGGGCGGAGGGGGAATCGAGAGACGCCGAAGTTGGTTTGGCACAGGCACTTTCCGCTCAGGCAAGTGAAACAGCCGAAGCGCGGGTCGCCGAGGCCGCGTTCACGTCTGCGAGGGGAAGAGTGGAACGCGCGGAACGCGACGTTGCGCGCGTCGCCGCCGAGATTCACGCTTTGGGCGATCCCGCCCCGCTCAAGGAAGCCCGGACCAAGGCAGCGGACGACAAGGCCAAGGCCGAACGCCAGGCCGAGACCGCACGCACCGGCCTTGCCCGCGCCGACGCGACCGAGCGTGGAGCGATCGACGCACGCACCCGGGCGCAATCGGCACGGGCCGAAGCCCATGCCGAGCTGGCGCAGCTCGACAGCGAGGCGGCGGCGCTGACCAAGGCGACGCGGCCGAGCGGCAAGGACCGGCTGCTCGACAGGTTGAAGGTCGATCCCGGCTACGAACGCGCGCTCGCCGCGGCGCTGGGCGACGATCTCGAGGCCGGACTCGACCCGGCCGACGAACGCCATTGGGCGGGCGCGGAGGTGCTGAAGGGCGACCCCGGCGCACCATCGGGAACCACGCCGCTGGCCCGGCATGTCGAAGCGCCCGGCGTGCTCGCGCGGCGGCTGGCGCAGGTTCTGGTGACGGAGAGTGACGACGGCCAGCCGCTTGCCGTGGGGCAACGACTGGTGACGCTGGCGGGCGTGCTGCGGCGCTGGGACGGCTATGTCGCGAAGAGCGGCGGCGCGGCGGCGGCCGAGCGGCTCGAGCGGGTCAACCGGCTGCGCACCATCGAGAAGGCGCGCCCGGCGGCGGTGCGCGCGGTCGATGCCGCCGACGCCGAGCTGGCGCGGATCGACGGCGACATCGCCGAGGCGCGGCGCGCGGCGGCGGAATGCAAGCGCCTGCTCGACCATAGCGAGACCGCGGCGCGCGAGGCGGCGCGGGCGGAAGATCGCGCGGCCGCGGCGCTCGAACGGCTCGACGGCCAGCGTGCGGACCTCGAGGCGCGGCGCGCGCGGACGGCGGCTGAACTGGAAGAGGCCAGTGGTGAGCTCAAGCGCGCGGAAGCGGCCCGCGCGGCACTGCCCGATGGCAGCGCGACGCGGGCGAGGGTGGCGGCGCTGACCGCCGAAGCTGAAGCGCGGCGCAACGCGGCGGCCAACGCACGGGCCGAACGCGGCAATCTGGAACGCGAGATGGCGACGGCACGCGAGCGGCTGGCGGCGTCGATCGCCGAGAGCAAGAGCTGGAAGGCCCGCGCCGGGGAAGCGGCCAAGCGCATCGCCGAGATGGATGCGCGCGCCATCGAGCTGGCGGAGGCGGCAGAGGCGCTGAAGGACAAGCCCGCTCAACTCGACGAGGCGATCCTGCTCGCCGAAAAGGCCAACGAAGAAGCACGGATCGAGAGTGCCGCGGCGCAGTTGGCAGAGCGCGAGGCGGAAGGCGCGCTACGCGAGACCGAGGGCGCCGTGCGTGCCGCGGGCGAGGCGCTGGCCGAGGCGCGCGAGGGCCGGGCGGGCGCGGTGGCGCGGCACGAAAATCAGGAGATGCGCCGCATCGAGATGGGACGGCTGTCGGGCGAGCGGTTCGAATGCCCGCCACCGCTGTTGCCCGAACGCGCGGGCTTCGCCGAGGAGACGGTGCGCGGACCGCAGGACGAATCCGCCGCGCACGACCGGCTGATCGCCGAACGCGAGCGTATCGGGCCGGTGAACCTGGTCGCCGAGACCGAGCTGGCCGAGCTGACCGCCAGCGCGCAGAACAGCGCCAGGGAACGCGACGAGCTGATTCAGGCGGTGCACCGGCTGCGCGGGAGCATCGGCACGCTCAACCGCGAGGGGCGCCAGCGGCTGCTCGCTGCATTCGAAGCGGTCGACCAGCATTTCCGGCGACTGTTCACCACGCTGTTCAATGGCGGGCAGGCCCATCTGGAACTGGTCGATTCGGACGACCCGCTGGAGGCAGGGCTGGAGATCATGGCCCAGCCGCCGGGCAAGAAGCTGCAGTCGCTGACGTTGTTGTCGGGCGGCGAGCAGGCGCTGACCGCCGTGGCGCTGATCTTCGCCCTGTTCCTGACCAACCCCGCGCCGATCTGCGTGCTCGACGAAGTCGATGCGCCGCTGGACGACGCCAATATCGAGCGCTTCTGCGACCTGCTCGACGCGATGACGCGCGAGACCGCGACCCGCTACCTGATCGTCACCCACAATGCCGCGACGATGAGCCGCATGCACCGGCTGTTCGGCGTGACCATGGTCGAACGCGGCGTGAGCCGGCTGGTATCGGTCGATCTGGGCGGCGCGGAGTCGCTGCTCGCCGCCGAATAG
- a CDS encoding thioredoxin domain-containing protein, with amino-acid sequence MRIAIGLAAAAILAGCGGSESGNSTATAPAAPVAGASAPAGTQWTDKVEKTAEGGFRMGNPDAPIKLIEYGSRTCGHCAAFATTGMEPLKAKISTGKVSFEFRDFLLNPIDLGAALLGQCAGPGPFFAIMDQMYEQQATLLQGGPKEGDPFFQQVEAMAPAQRTAALAERYGYLAFVQQRGVPEAKARQCLADQGAIDALVKGNEAAQKEYNIPGTPTFILNGKVLENTGSWPQVEAALKAAGA; translated from the coding sequence ATGCGTATTGCGATTGGCCTGGCAGCCGCGGCGATCCTGGCGGGGTGCGGCGGCAGCGAGAGCGGCAACAGCACGGCCACGGCGCCGGCCGCACCCGTAGCGGGCGCCTCTGCGCCGGCGGGGACGCAATGGACCGACAAGGTCGAGAAAACCGCCGAGGGCGGCTTCCGCATGGGCAACCCCGACGCGCCGATCAAGCTGATCGAGTACGGATCGCGGACCTGCGGCCACTGCGCGGCCTTCGCCACCACCGGCATGGAGCCGCTCAAGGCCAAGATTTCGACCGGCAAGGTCAGCTTCGAATTCCGTGACTTCCTGCTCAACCCGATCGATCTGGGCGCGGCGTTGCTCGGCCAGTGCGCGGGCCCCGGCCCGTTCTTCGCGATCATGGACCAGATGTACGAGCAGCAGGCGACGCTGCTCCAGGGCGGCCCCAAGGAAGGCGATCCCTTCTTCCAGCAGGTCGAGGCGATGGCACCGGCCCAGCGCACCGCAGCGCTCGCCGAACGCTATGGCTATCTCGCCTTCGTCCAGCAGCGCGGCGTGCCCGAGGCCAAGGCACGCCAGTGCCTCGCCGATCAGGGCGCGATCGACGCACTGGTCAAGGGCAACGAGGCTGCGCAGAAGGAGTATAATATTCCCGGCACGCCGACCTTCATCCTGAACGGCAAGGTGCTCGAGAACACCGGTAGCTGGCCGCAGGTCGAGGCGGCGCTGAAGGCTGCAGGCGCCTGA
- a CDS encoding DsbA family protein, whose product MRSLYLSLALIAAPLMVASAAAQQAKPTRPAAKVSDWRNHVVQTTSGAILTGNPAAKVKLVEYLSYTCPHCAHFVAESKAPLYDDLVRRGVVRVEFRHAVRDPLDMAAALLARCTGPKGFSGATQAIFAAQPSWFEQGRTWWQANAASIQAQPELARLKAAANGSGLSALMQKRGMSAAAIDRCFAAPADLDKVTAMTKTAWEAIKGTPSFTVNGKATGGSDWSTLQPELRAAGAR is encoded by the coding sequence ATGCGCTCGCTCTACCTGTCCCTCGCCCTGATCGCAGCACCGCTGATGGTCGCCAGCGCCGCCGCGCAACAGGCAAAGCCCACCAGGCCGGCAGCGAAGGTGAGCGACTGGCGCAACCATGTCGTGCAGACGACATCGGGCGCGATCCTGACCGGCAACCCGGCCGCCAAGGTGAAGCTGGTCGAGTATCTGAGCTATACCTGCCCGCATTGCGCGCATTTCGTCGCGGAATCGAAGGCGCCGCTCTACGACGATCTGGTTCGCCGCGGCGTGGTGCGGGTCGAGTTCCGCCACGCGGTGCGCGATCCGCTCGACATGGCGGCGGCGCTGCTTGCGCGCTGCACCGGGCCCAAGGGGTTCAGCGGTGCGACCCAGGCGATCTTCGCCGCGCAGCCTAGCTGGTTCGAACAAGGCCGGACCTGGTGGCAGGCCAATGCCGCCTCGATCCAGGCACAGCCCGAACTCGCCCGGCTGAAGGCTGCGGCGAACGGATCGGGACTGTCGGCACTGATGCAGAAGCGCGGCATGTCTGCCGCGGCGATCGACCGCTGCTTTGCCGCGCCCGCCGACCTCGACAAGGTCACAGCGATGACCAAGACAGCCTGGGAAGCCATCAAGGGAACGCCCAGCTTCACGGTCAACGGCAAGGCGACCGGCGGCAGTGACTGGTCGACGCTGCAACCCGAACTGCGCGCCGCCGGCGCGCGCTGA
- a CDS encoding DUF721 domain-containing protein, with the protein MSKPRATTDEPKRSNRIRPVADLVPDVGRVAFRKFGFVQSAVVRRWSEIVGERYAGVSAPESIRFPRGERANGVLNLVVQGAHAPMMMHIAPEIMERVNRFFGYPAVARVAIRQGEVAKAPMPVPKAAPAPIPAEMGESLRAIADPELRAVLEGLAAGVAAPVLKLGKID; encoded by the coding sequence ATGAGTAAGCCGCGCGCCACCACCGACGAACCCAAGCGCAGCAACCGCATCCGCCCGGTGGCGGATCTGGTGCCCGATGTCGGCCGGGTCGCGTTCCGCAAGTTCGGCTTCGTTCAAAGCGCGGTCGTGCGCCGCTGGAGCGAGATCGTCGGCGAACGCTATGCCGGAGTCTCCGCGCCCGAATCGATCCGCTTTCCACGCGGCGAGCGGGCCAATGGAGTGCTCAACCTGGTCGTGCAGGGCGCACATGCCCCGATGATGATGCACATCGCGCCCGAGATCATGGAACGGGTCAACCGCTTCTTCGGCTACCCCGCAGTCGCGCGTGTCGCGATCCGGCAAGGCGAAGTGGCCAAGGCGCCGATGCCCGTGCCCAAGGCCGCCCCCGCCCCCATCCCCGCTGAAATGGGCGAGAGCCTGCGCGCGATCGCCGATCCCGAACTTCGCGCGGTACTCGAAGGCTTGGCAGCGGGCGTGGCTGCGCCCGTGCTCAAACTTGGAAAGATCGACTGA
- the mutY gene encoding A/G-specific adenine glycosylase → MPANPSRDIANHVSGPLLRWYDANARVLPWRAPPGSPPPDPYRVWLSEVMLQQTQVATVIPYFEKFTARWPDFASLAAVEDADLMSAWAGLGYYARARNLLAAARAIAGEHGGRLPADEAALRRLPGFGAYTAAAVAAIAFGQRAVVVDGNVERVVARLFAVADPLPGAKPRIRDLADSITPDARAGDFAQAMMDLGATICTPRSPRCLLCPLADRCEARAAATPEAFPVNAKKKARPVRYGTFFWAERDGRVLLVRRPDTGLLGGMRAFPTGVWSESPPALADAPFAADWTLRNATVRHVFTHFELIAALATATIGGHIDAPDGEWWPIADLDSAGLPTVFAKAVKAIGRSE, encoded by the coding sequence GTGCCCGCCAATCCTTCTCGCGACATCGCCAATCACGTCTCCGGGCCGCTGCTGCGCTGGTACGACGCCAATGCTCGCGTGCTGCCATGGCGCGCGCCGCCGGGCAGCCCGCCGCCCGATCCCTATCGGGTGTGGCTGTCCGAAGTGATGCTCCAGCAGACCCAGGTCGCGACGGTCATTCCCTATTTCGAGAAATTCACCGCGCGCTGGCCCGATTTCGCAAGCCTGGCGGCGGTCGAGGATGCCGATCTGATGAGCGCCTGGGCCGGCCTTGGCTATTATGCTCGCGCCCGCAACCTGCTCGCCGCCGCGCGTGCGATCGCGGGGGAGCATGGGGGACGACTGCCGGCGGACGAGGCGGCGTTGCGCAGGCTTCCCGGCTTCGGCGCCTATACCGCGGCGGCGGTCGCGGCGATCGCGTTCGGGCAGCGTGCGGTGGTAGTCGACGGCAATGTCGAGCGGGTGGTCGCGCGGCTGTTCGCGGTGGCCGATCCGCTGCCGGGCGCGAAGCCGCGCATCCGCGACCTCGCCGATTCGATCACGCCGGACGCGCGTGCGGGCGATTTCGCGCAGGCGATGATGGATCTGGGTGCGACGATCTGTACGCCGCGCTCGCCCAGATGCCTGCTCTGCCCGCTTGCCGATCGGTGCGAAGCACGCGCCGCGGCGACACCCGAGGCCTTTCCGGTCAATGCGAAGAAGAAGGCGCGGCCGGTGCGCTACGGCACTTTCTTCTGGGCCGAACGCGACGGCAGGGTGCTGCTGGTCCGCCGGCCGGACACGGGGTTGCTGGGCGGGATGCGCGCCTTTCCGACGGGTGTCTGGTCCGAATCGCCACCGGCGCTGGCCGACGCGCCCTTTGCTGCGGACTGGACGCTGCGCAACGCCACGGTGCGCCACGTCTTCACGCATTTCGAGCTGATTGCCGCGCTTGCGACTGCAACGATCGGCGGCCACATAGACGCACCGGACGGCGAATGGTGGCCGATCGCCGATCTCGACTCGGCGGGGCTGCCCACGGTGTTCGCCAAGGCGGTGAAGGCGATCGGGAGGAGCGAATGA
- a CDS encoding serine hydrolase domain-containing protein → MKRFWLAGGVAALAISPVALGQAVTSASVEEAVRPDSVLTLASAYVVDRKAPGIAIAYAKGDHPPVLASAGSIADDAGAAKASADSLWRVYSMTKPITGIAAMMLVEDGKLGLDQPVSDFIPGFRSMKVLTDPGNSLASRPAARPVTVRHLLTHTAGLGYTIVTKGPLLKEYERLGITPGAVNASIEAEARKARPTSLKEFADRVATLPLIADPGTKWSYSISLDVLARVVEVAGGMPFERFVQTRLFDPLQMKSSYWSVPESEIGRFATNYLWAGDNRIPFDPAKGSVYAAQPSFPYGGAGLVMSVRDYDRFLHMLLNEGTLDGARVMKPETVRLAMSNLLPAGVVFAGAPGGSGGDTAPKMGFGAGGSVYLEGVPGGPGKGTFGWGGAAGTIAWADPANKVRATVMVNYFPSDKWPLRADAVKAVYADVAR, encoded by the coding sequence ATGAAGCGTTTCTGGCTGGCTGGCGGCGTTGCGGCGCTCGCGATTTCCCCGGTCGCTTTGGGGCAGGCTGTCACATCGGCGTCGGTGGAAGAAGCCGTCCGGCCGGATTCGGTTCTAACGCTTGCCAGCGCCTATGTCGTCGACAGGAAGGCTCCGGGCATTGCCATCGCCTATGCCAAGGGCGATCATCCGCCGGTTCTGGCTTCGGCTGGTTCGATCGCGGACGATGCGGGCGCGGCGAAGGCAAGCGCCGATTCGCTGTGGCGCGTCTATTCGATGACCAAGCCCATCACCGGCATTGCCGCGATGATGCTGGTCGAGGACGGCAAGCTCGGGCTCGACCAGCCGGTGAGCGACTTCATCCCCGGCTTCAGGTCGATGAAGGTGCTGACCGATCCGGGGAACAGCCTCGCCAGCCGTCCCGCGGCGCGACCGGTCACGGTCCGGCATCTGCTTACCCACACCGCGGGTCTTGGCTATACCATCGTGACCAAGGGGCCGCTGCTCAAGGAGTATGAGCGGCTCGGCATCACACCGGGCGCAGTCAATGCGTCGATCGAGGCCGAGGCGCGCAAGGCGCGGCCGACCTCGCTCAAGGAATTCGCGGATCGTGTCGCGACACTGCCGCTGATCGCCGATCCGGGAACGAAATGGAGCTACTCGATCAGCCTCGACGTGCTTGCCCGCGTGGTCGAGGTCGCGGGCGGGATGCCATTCGAGCGCTTCGTCCAGACGCGGCTGTTCGACCCGCTCCAGATGAAGTCGAGCTATTGGAGCGTGCCGGAAAGCGAGATCGGGCGGTTCGCGACCAACTATCTCTGGGCGGGCGACAATCGCATCCCGTTCGATCCGGCAAAGGGCTCTGTCTATGCCGCGCAGCCGTCCTTTCCCTATGGCGGGGCGGGACTGGTCATGTCGGTGCGCGACTATGACCGCTTCCTGCACATGCTGCTCAACGAAGGCACGCTCGACGGTGCCAGGGTTATGAAGCCCGAAACGGTGCGGCTCGCCATGTCGAACCTGCTGCCGGCGGGCGTGGTGTTCGCGGGCGCGCCGGGCGGCAGCGGCGGCGACACCGCGCCGAAAATGGGCTTCGGCGCGGGCGGCTCGGTCTATCTCGAAGGTGTGCCGGGCGGGCCGGGCAAGGGCACCTTTGGCTGGGGCGGGGCGGCAGGGACGATCGCCTGGGCCGATCCGGCGAACAAGGTGCGTGCGACCGTGATGGTCAACTACTTCCCCAGTGACAAATGGCCGCTGCGCGCCGATGCGGTCAAAGCGGTCTATGCGGATGTCGCACGCTGA